One Desulfuromonas sp. DNA window includes the following coding sequences:
- the rpoN gene encoding RNA polymerase sigma-54 factor, whose product MALELRQQLKLSQQLVMTPQLQQAIKLLQLSRMELIDLVQQELEENPVLEEGADVEAGDAPEIEEGEPEAPSENQVEEVKADDEGLNDIDWQTYLEGYNLGGTVASSYEEDEDRPSFENLLTRKETLVDHLMWQLKLTRLSEQETRIATEIIGNIDNDGFLKTSIDELSQVTGFASELVEQTLKAVQEFDPAGVAARNLQECLLIQVRQLGMAGSLVENVLENHISELESRKYQVIAKTLGVPLDEVLATAKIIASLDPRPGSQYGQEDVQYITPDIFVYKIGGEYVVVLNDEGLPNLRINSFYRSALSGASEIDEKAGEYIQEKMRGAVWLIKSIHQRQRTIYKVTKSIIKFQREFFDKGIEYLKPLVLRDVATDIDMHESTISRVTTNKYMQTPGGLFELKYFFNSGISTTGGDSVASESVKTRIKEIIAGENPKKPYSDQKIVVLLRENGIDIARRTVTKYREMLGVGSSTERKRLF is encoded by the coding sequence ATGGCTTTAGAGCTACGGCAACAACTGAAATTGAGCCAACAGCTGGTGATGACACCCCAGCTGCAGCAAGCTATTAAGCTCCTCCAGCTGTCACGGATGGAACTGATTGATCTGGTTCAGCAGGAACTGGAAGAGAATCCGGTTCTTGAGGAGGGAGCTGATGTCGAAGCAGGCGACGCTCCCGAGATAGAAGAGGGTGAACCCGAAGCTCCTTCCGAAAACCAGGTCGAGGAAGTCAAGGCGGATGATGAAGGACTGAACGATATTGACTGGCAGACCTATCTCGAGGGTTATAACCTCGGAGGAACGGTCGCCAGCTCCTATGAAGAGGATGAAGATCGTCCATCTTTCGAAAATCTGCTGACCCGTAAAGAGACGCTGGTTGATCATTTGATGTGGCAACTGAAGTTGACCAGACTGAGTGAGCAGGAAACCAGAATTGCCACCGAGATTATCGGCAATATCGATAATGACGGTTTCCTCAAGACTTCAATTGACGAATTGTCCCAGGTTACGGGATTTGCCTCCGAACTGGTCGAACAGACATTGAAGGCGGTTCAGGAATTTGACCCGGCCGGTGTCGCCGCCCGAAACCTTCAGGAGTGCTTGCTGATACAGGTGCGACAGCTCGGAATGGCTGGCTCGCTTGTCGAAAATGTGCTCGAAAACCACATCTCCGAACTTGAATCGAGAAAGTATCAGGTTATTGCCAAGACACTCGGAGTCCCCCTCGACGAGGTTCTGGCAACCGCCAAAATTATCGCGAGTTTGGACCCGCGGCCAGGATCGCAATATGGCCAGGAAGATGTTCAGTACATCACGCCCGATATCTTTGTCTACAAGATCGGCGGAGAGTATGTTGTTGTTCTGAATGACGAGGGCTTGCCGAACCTCAGAATCAATTCCTTCTATCGCAGTGCACTCTCCGGCGCCTCGGAAATTGATGAGAAGGCCGGTGAGTATATACAGGAAAAGATGCGTGGCGCCGTTTGGCTGATCAAGAGTATTCATCAGAGACAGCGAACGATTTACAAGGTCACCAAAAGTATTATAAAGTTCCAGCGCGAGTTCTTTGACAAAGGGATCGAATACCTTAAACCTCTGGTCTTGCGCGACGTGGCGACCGATATCGACATGCATGAATCGACGATAAGCCGGGTGACGACCAATAAATATATGCAGACACCCGGTGGTCTGTTTGAATTGAAATACTTTTTTAACAGTGGTATCAGTACGACAGGTGGTGATTCGGTTGCCTCGGAAAGCGTCAAGACGAGGATCAAGGAGATTATCGCCGGTGAAAATCCGAAGAAACCGTATTCGGATCAGAAAATTGTCGTGCTGTTGCGAGAGAATGGAATTGATATTGCCCGGCGGACGGTAACCAAGTACAGGGAAATGCTTGGTGTCGGTTCGTCTACCGAGAGAAAAAGACTGTTTTAG
- the raiA gene encoding ribosomal subunit interface protein — MQIAVSFRHMEVSQPIRDYAEEKVSRVTKYIDEPIDAQVVLSVAKKIRHKAVVTLNAKGITIKGSEETGDMYATIDAVVDKIERQLKRYREKIKDHKPHAGRERKISKSVLAADSIDEFNPDPEIIQTDNYQIKPMAVEEAVMQMNLMHRDFLVFTDASSEEVNVVYKRKDGNYGLIVPHA, encoded by the coding sequence ATGCAAATTGCCGTATCTTTTCGTCACATGGAAGTCAGTCAACCGATCAGGGACTATGCTGAAGAGAAAGTTTCCAGGGTCACAAAGTATATTGATGAGCCGATCGACGCTCAGGTTGTGCTTTCGGTAGCCAAGAAGATCAGGCATAAAGCGGTGGTGACATTAAACGCCAAAGGAATTACGATCAAGGGGTCTGAAGAGACCGGAGACATGTACGCTACGATTGATGCTGTTGTCGACAAGATTGAACGTCAGCTTAAGCGGTATCGGGAAAAAATCAAGGACCACAAGCCGCACGCCGGCCGTGAAAGAAAGATCAGTAAATCGGTTCTGGCGGCTGACAGCATTGATGAGTTCAACCCCGATCCGGAAATAATTCAGACTGATAATTACCAAATCAAACCAATGGCAGTTGAAGAAGCAGTCATGCAGATGAATTTGATGCATCGCGATTTCCTCGTTTTCACCGATGCCTCATCGGAAGAAGTAAATGTTGTTTATAAGCGCAAGGACGGAAACTACGGACTGATCGTTCCGCACGCTTGA
- a CDS encoding PTS fructose transporter subunit IIA, translated as MKITELVTPAAITTDMKATDKNSALVELTDAIVALADGLDREEVLKVLKERERLGSTGIGDGVAIPHGKLKNIDNLLLAFGCSKTGVDFDSMDGKPAHLFFLLLAPEESVGVHLKTLARISKLLKNSGVRNSLLAANDADELFRIIAAEEERL; from the coding sequence ATGAAAATCACAGAATTGGTAACCCCGGCGGCCATTACCACCGACATGAAGGCGACCGACAAGAATTCGGCACTGGTTGAACTGACCGATGCAATTGTTGCCCTTGCAGATGGTCTTGATCGTGAGGAAGTGCTTAAAGTCCTCAAAGAACGAGAGCGCCTTGGAAGTACCGGCATCGGCGATGGTGTTGCAATTCCGCATGGCAAGCTGAAAAATATCGACAATCTGCTTTTGGCTTTTGGTTGTAGCAAGACCGGGGTTGACTTTGATTCAATGGACGGCAAACCGGCACATCTTTTTTTCCTTCTTCTTGCTCCCGAAGAGTCGGTTGGTGTTCACCTGAAGACTCTCGCCCGCATTTCAAAACTCCTCAAAAATTCGGGAGTTCGTAATTCCCTGTTGGCAGCAAATGATGCTGATGAACTGTTCAGGATTATAGCTGCTGAAGAAGAAAGACTCTGA
- the hprK gene encoding HPr(Ser) kinase/phosphatase: MAGLSIKDLLSEKEAGLNLDLLAGESGLENLIKVPRIQKPGLALAGYTTSLHPDRVQILGATELTYLDSLSKDEARNNIRELCALPICCLIITKNQKPPDSLIKEAEQQGLPLLRTHHQSSNFISLVTRLLEERLLPATTVHGVLVDVLGVGVLLTGKSGIGKSECALDLILRGHRLVADDVVKVRMKLPAVLFGEGSDLLHYHMEIRGLGIINIKHLFGVAAIRERKKIDLVIELVDWDATEDYDRLGLEDLQYKILGLDIPMQKIPVRPGRNITSIVEVAARNQLLKEMGYHSAVEFQDRLEKRMAEIAHLHAHEIIGDNLE, from the coding sequence ATGGCCGGTTTAAGTATCAAGGACCTTCTTTCCGAGAAAGAAGCCGGACTCAATCTGGATCTGCTTGCAGGTGAATCCGGTCTTGAAAACCTGATCAAGGTTCCCCGGATTCAGAAGCCGGGCCTGGCGCTTGCCGGTTATACGACCAGCCTTCATCCCGATCGTGTCCAGATCCTCGGAGCTACCGAACTTACCTACCTTGACTCTCTATCCAAAGATGAGGCGCGGAACAATATTCGTGAGCTTTGTGCTCTGCCTATTTGCTGCCTGATTATTACCAAGAATCAAAAACCGCCCGACTCATTGATCAAAGAGGCGGAGCAGCAGGGTCTCCCGCTACTCCGGACCCATCACCAGAGTTCCAATTTCATATCCCTTGTGACCCGTCTGCTTGAAGAGAGGTTGTTGCCTGCAACCACTGTGCATGGTGTTCTTGTCGATGTTCTCGGCGTCGGAGTGTTGCTGACCGGCAAGAGTGGTATCGGTAAAAGCGAATGTGCCCTCGATCTTATTCTTCGCGGCCACCGTCTGGTCGCCGATGATGTTGTCAAGGTTCGGATGAAATTACCGGCTGTTCTATTTGGTGAAGGGAGTGACCTTCTCCATTATCATATGGAAATTCGCGGTCTTGGGATTATTAATATCAAACACCTTTTCGGTGTTGCGGCTATTCGCGAGCGGAAAAAGATCGATCTGGTTATTGAGTTGGTCGATTGGGATGCAACCGAGGATTATGATCGGCTCGGGCTTGAAGATTTGCAATACAAGATTCTCGGCCTCGATATCCCGATGCAGAAAATACCGGTTCGCCCCGGGCGTAATATCACTTCGATTGTCGAAGTTGCCGCCCGTAATCAGTTGCTCAAGGAAATGGGTTATCACAGTGCTGTTGAGTTTCAGGATCGCCTTGAAAAGCGAATGGCCGAAATCGCGCATCTGCATGCACATGAGATCATCGGAGACAATCTCGAATGA
- a CDS encoding RNase adapter RapZ — translation MIPGRLVIISGLSGSGKSTAARALEDEGFFVVDNLPVVLLPQFLKTFEGSAVETDEVAVVLDVRNREFLSECDKILDEVEAFGVEPEILFLDADEIDILKRFSETRRRHPLALDMGVSDGVRLERELLARLRNRATVTIDSSQLTPHQLRARVVGVIAGLEDKSRLTVRVQSFGFRYGLPPESDIVIDVRFLPNPHFDPGLQALTGRDGKVSRYVLEKKECRELMVQLQQLFGFLIPRYRDEGKNYLTISLGCTGGKHRSVAVAEELARTLPAQGLYVKVEHRDVDNEEYVK, via the coding sequence ATGATACCCGGCCGCCTTGTGATCATTTCCGGCTTGTCAGGATCCGGTAAAAGTACTGCGGCCAGAGCCCTCGAAGATGAGGGTTTTTTTGTCGTTGATAACCTGCCTGTCGTCCTGTTACCTCAATTTCTGAAGACATTCGAGGGGAGCGCCGTCGAAACCGATGAGGTCGCGGTAGTCCTTGATGTCAGAAACCGTGAGTTTTTGTCCGAATGCGATAAGATCCTCGATGAAGTGGAGGCCTTTGGCGTAGAACCGGAAATCCTCTTTCTTGACGCCGATGAAATTGATATCCTTAAAAGGTTTTCTGAAACACGCCGCCGCCACCCGCTCGCTCTTGACATGGGTGTCAGCGATGGGGTTCGCCTCGAACGGGAACTGCTTGCCCGGTTGCGCAACCGGGCAACGGTGACTATCGATTCGTCCCAATTGACGCCACATCAGCTCAGAGCGCGTGTCGTCGGTGTTATTGCCGGACTCGAGGATAAAAGCAGATTGACCGTCCGGGTCCAGTCTTTCGGATTCCGATACGGTTTGCCGCCGGAATCTGATATTGTTATCGATGTCCGGTTTTTGCCCAACCCTCATTTTGATCCTGGCCTCCAGGCATTAACCGGTCGGGATGGGAAAGTCAGTCGATACGTTCTCGAGAAAAAGGAATGTCGAGAGCTGATGGTCCAATTGCAGCAGCTTTTTGGGTTCCTCATCCCACGTTATCGGGATGAAGGTAAAAATTATCTCACAATTTCTCTCGGCTGTACCGGTGGGAAACATCGAAGTGTTGCTGTTGCTGAAGAGTTGGCCCGCACCTTGCCGGCGCAAGGACTTTATGTCAAAGTGGAACATCGCGATGTCGATAACGAGGAGTATGTAAAATGA
- a CDS encoding PTS mannose transporter subunit IID (hosphoenolpyruvate-dependent sugar phosphotransferase system catalyzes the phosphorylation of incoming sugar substrates concomitant with their translocation across the cell membrane; IID with IIC forms the translocation channel), which produces MKLPVTLLIRTLWRSLLLQASWNYERMQNMGVLYALSPALRFLYKDEDLEEAYQRHLTYFNTHPYMSAPVLGATLAQEESRADGQEMSFSVEDFKSMIMAPYAAIGDALFWGGVRPLAACTALFFAGKGSLLAPFVFLTLFNLPHLMMRSWGFARGYVRGVSVVEIIQRRRLPDVAIRFKEGAVILLGGLIAFLTTETCRLSEIEAGWGLFALPVVLSVVWLARKGLSTLFLVFVSVLLVITVFQVIT; this is translated from the coding sequence ATGAAGTTGCCGGTTACTCTACTGATCAGAACACTCTGGCGCTCACTGCTGCTTCAGGCAAGCTGGAACTATGAGCGTATGCAGAACATGGGAGTTTTGTATGCACTCAGTCCGGCACTCAGGTTTTTATACAAGGACGAGGATCTTGAAGAGGCATATCAAAGGCATCTGACTTATTTCAATACCCATCCGTACATGTCGGCTCCGGTTCTGGGCGCGACCCTGGCCCAGGAAGAGAGTCGGGCCGATGGGCAGGAGATGTCCTTCAGCGTTGAAGATTTCAAAAGCATGATCATGGCCCCCTATGCCGCTATTGGTGACGCCCTTTTCTGGGGCGGGGTACGGCCATTGGCTGCCTGTACGGCTCTTTTCTTTGCCGGGAAGGGGTCGCTGCTCGCTCCGTTCGTTTTTCTGACCTTGTTTAACCTGCCTCATCTGATGATGCGCTCATGGGGTTTTGCCAGGGGGTACGTTCGGGGTGTCAGTGTTGTCGAAATCATTCAGCGGCGGCGGTTGCCGGATGTTGCCATTCGGTTCAAGGAGGGGGCGGTTATCCTTCTTGGCGGCCTGATTGCTTTTCTCACGACTGAGACATGTCGATTGAGTGAAATCGAAGCCGGTTGGGGACTTTTTGCCCTGCCGGTTGTGTTGTCAGTGGTTTGGTTGGCCCGGAAAGGGCTTTCGACGTTATTTCTCGTTTTTGTTTCGGTCCTGCTGGTTATTACGGTGTTCCAGGTTATTACATGA
- a CDS encoding HPr family phosphocarrier protein produces MKISKTMKIVNRLGLHARAAAQLVKTANLFTSEILIEKDEETVNAKSIMGILMLAAVCGSEITVNVDGDDAESAMQAVGELVENGFGED; encoded by the coding sequence ATGAAAATTTCGAAAACAATGAAAATTGTAAACCGCCTCGGTCTGCATGCCCGGGCTGCCGCCCAGTTGGTTAAAACGGCCAACCTGTTCACATCAGAAATCCTGATCGAAAAGGACGAGGAGACGGTAAACGCCAAAAGTATTATGGGAATCCTGATGCTGGCTGCGGTATGTGGCTCGGAAATCACTGTCAATGTTGATGGCGACGATGCCGAATCGGCAATGCAAGCGGTTGGGGAATTGGTTGAAAATGGTTTCGGCGAAGATTGA
- the ptsP gene encoding phosphoenolpyruvate--protein phosphotransferase, which translates to MVSAKIDIPQDTFLVGIGSSPGIAIGESFLLHRNRTTVVPRQITPEEVPGEVASFRRALKMSQVQLREVKDGVSDQRLVDHLYIIDTHLMILDDEMLVKDTISLIEKELLNAEAALQKTVRKFRDVFSSLEDEYLRDRQSDIDSVGDRILCNLTGETRQSLTDIDQKVVVIAHDLSPADTLQIDRKKIIGFVTDVGGRTSHTSILARSLGVPAVVGLETATALVPGGIPVIMDGTNGTLILNPSEMTFREYLRKKQDYEYQEQELLSYKELPAITRDGFRVSLQSNIELPMEISQALSQGTEGVGLMRSEFLFMGRPTPPDEEEQYHAYLEVVERMTPHPVTIRTLDVGGDKFVPEINLNDEMNPAMGLRGIRFSLNEKQMLNVQLRAILRASAQGPVRIMFPMLTGVAELRQCLEYLNAIKNELRTAGIKFDEKIPVGIMIETPAAALIADHLASEVDFFSIGTNDLIQYCLAVDRANEHVAYLYEPLHPAVLKALALICQAAEKNNIPVSMCGEMAGDPLYTLILLGLGINELSMNPSGLPRVKRILRQVDRSAGQKVIDEIFGLTTAQEVIQCLEKRMADLFPDLFGEPSF; encoded by the coding sequence ATGGTTTCGGCGAAGATTGATATCCCGCAAGATACTTTCCTGGTCGGTATCGGTTCTTCTCCCGGTATCGCTATCGGCGAATCGTTTCTGTTGCATCGCAACCGGACGACGGTCGTACCGCGCCAGATTACTCCGGAAGAGGTTCCCGGTGAGGTCGCTTCTTTCAGGCGGGCCCTGAAGATGTCGCAGGTTCAACTCCGTGAAGTAAAGGACGGGGTGAGTGATCAACGACTGGTTGACCATCTTTATATTATCGATACCCATCTGATGATTCTCGATGACGAGATGCTGGTCAAGGATACGATTTCACTGATTGAAAAGGAACTATTGAACGCCGAGGCGGCACTGCAGAAGACGGTTCGCAAGTTCAGGGATGTCTTTTCCAGTCTCGAGGACGAATACCTGCGCGATCGACAAAGTGACATTGACTCGGTCGGTGATCGCATCCTCTGTAACCTGACCGGAGAGACGCGCCAGTCTCTCACCGATATCGATCAGAAAGTGGTTGTGATTGCGCATGATCTGTCTCCGGCTGATACGCTTCAGATCGACCGCAAGAAGATTATCGGTTTTGTCACTGATGTCGGTGGTCGCACCTCCCATACATCGATTCTCGCGCGCTCCCTTGGAGTCCCGGCGGTCGTAGGTCTGGAAACGGCAACAGCACTTGTCCCTGGCGGAATTCCGGTGATCATGGATGGCACCAATGGGACCCTGATCCTCAATCCGTCGGAGATGACCTTCCGGGAATATCTCAGGAAAAAGCAAGATTACGAATACCAGGAACAGGAACTTCTTTCCTATAAAGAACTTCCGGCGATCACAAGGGACGGGTTCCGGGTCTCCCTGCAGAGCAATATTGAGCTGCCGATGGAAATTTCACAGGCATTGAGCCAGGGCACCGAAGGTGTCGGATTAATGCGGAGTGAATTTCTTTTCATGGGGCGGCCGACCCCTCCGGATGAAGAAGAACAGTACCATGCCTACCTTGAAGTAGTTGAAAGGATGACCCCTCATCCGGTAACGATCCGCACGCTCGACGTTGGCGGCGACAAGTTTGTACCGGAAATCAACCTGAATGATGAAATGAATCCGGCGATGGGCCTGCGCGGTATCCGTTTTTCGCTGAATGAGAAACAGATGCTCAATGTCCAGTTGCGGGCGATATTGCGGGCCTCGGCACAGGGTCCGGTGCGTATCATGTTTCCGATGCTCACCGGCGTTGCCGAGTTGCGTCAGTGCCTTGAATATCTGAATGCCATAAAAAATGAATTGCGCACGGCCGGTATCAAATTTGATGAAAAAATACCAGTCGGGATCATGATTGAAACGCCAGCGGCTGCCCTGATTGCCGACCATCTGGCCAGCGAAGTCGATTTTTTCTCCATCGGCACCAATGACTTGATCCAGTATTGCCTGGCGGTTGATCGGGCGAATGAGCATGTCGCGTATCTGTATGAACCTCTTCACCCGGCAGTTCTCAAGGCGCTTGCATTGATCTGTCAGGCTGCAGAAAAAAACAATATTCCGGTCAGTATGTGTGGTGAGATGGCCGGTGATCCGCTCTATACCCTGATCCTGCTCGGTCTCGGCATCAACGAGCTTTCGATGAACCCGTCAGGGCTTCCACGAGTGAAAAGAATCCTGCGCCAGGTTGACCGGTCTGCCGGACAGAAAGTGATTGACGAAATTTTCGGCCTGACGACAGCCCAGGAAGTCATTCAGTGCCTGGAAAAACGGATGGCCGACCTTTTCCCGGACCTGTTCGGTGAGCCTTCTTTCTAA
- a CDS encoding methionine adenosyltransferase has translation MPMTDFLFTSESVSEGHPDKVSDQISDAILDAILTQDPKSRVACETLVTTGMAMIAGEITTEARVDYADVVRETIKEIGYSDAAMGFDWETCAVLVSLDRQSPDISQGVTEGEGMFKEQGAGDQGIMFGYACNETPELMPMPITFAHKLTKRMADIRKAGQVSFLRPDSKSQVSIEYIDDKPVRVDSVVVSTQHTPDVTYETLKEAIMQEVIKKEIPNELLDEKTKYYINPTGRFVIGGPQGDCGLTGRKIIVDTYGGQGSHGGGAFSGKDPSKVDRSASYMARYVAKNVVAAGLAEKCEVQLAYAIGVSDPVSVLVNAFGTGVIPSNEISRIVREEFDLRPRAIIESLDLLRPIFRETAAYGHFGRELPNFTWEKTDRVDSLKKRAGI, from the coding sequence ATGCCAATGACAGACTTTCTTTTTACATCAGAATCGGTGAGTGAAGGCCATCCTGACAAGGTCTCCGACCAGATTTCCGATGCAATTCTCGATGCTATCCTTACCCAGGACCCTAAATCACGTGTCGCGTGTGAAACCCTGGTAACAACCGGAATGGCGATGATTGCTGGTGAGATCACAACCGAAGCACGGGTTGATTACGCCGATGTTGTCCGCGAAACGATCAAGGAAATCGGCTACAGTGATGCCGCAATGGGTTTCGATTGGGAGACCTGTGCCGTGCTGGTCTCGCTCGATCGTCAATCCCCCGATATTTCGCAAGGCGTTACTGAAGGCGAGGGGATGTTCAAGGAGCAGGGCGCCGGTGACCAGGGCATCATGTTCGGCTACGCCTGCAATGAAACACCGGAATTGATGCCGATGCCGATCACCTTTGCCCATAAGCTGACCAAGCGCATGGCCGATATTCGCAAGGCCGGCCAGGTTTCCTTTTTGCGTCCCGACAGTAAGTCGCAGGTATCAATTGAATATATCGACGACAAGCCGGTTCGTGTTGATTCGGTTGTTGTTTCGACTCAGCACACACCGGATGTTACCTACGAAACGCTCAAGGAAGCGATCATGCAAGAGGTCATCAAGAAAGAGATTCCGAATGAACTGCTTGATGAAAAAACCAAGTATTACATCAATCCGACGGGGCGATTCGTCATCGGTGGCCCGCAGGGTGACTGTGGTCTGACCGGGCGCAAGATTATTGTTGATACCTACGGCGGCCAGGGCTCACATGGTGGCGGCGCTTTCTCCGGCAAGGACCCGTCAAAGGTTGACCGCAGCGCTTCCTATATGGCCCGCTATGTTGCCAAGAACGTCGTAGCGGCCGGCCTGGCTGAGAAATGTGAAGTTCAGCTCGCCTATGCCATCGGTGTTTCCGATCCGGTCTCGGTTCTGGTCAATGCTTTCGGTACCGGAGTGATCCCGTCCAATGAAATATCCAGGATTGTTCGGGAAGAGTTTGATCTGCGGCCGCGGGCAATTATCGAATCCCTCGACCTGTTGCGCCCGATTTTTCGTGAAACAGCAGCTTATGGCCATTTCGGCCGTGAACTGCCGAATTTCACCTGGGAGAAGACCGATCGGGTTGATTCATTGAAGAAACGTGCCGGCATCTGA
- a CDS encoding glycosyl transferase, with protein MQVRLFCVLVTVRIFTYDGGMKLSVIVPVLNEIDQLPAFLRMLAGQQGLEFELIIVDGGSSDGSTSFVSESSAEYPGPLCLVESAPGRGRQLNTGAARAASDLLLFLHIDTVFNDALTLARAVDEYRTVIDNSPDRCVAAHFRLQFQRANQESAFGYYFWEAKARLDRPECTHGDQGFLMTRELFDKVGPFDVDVPIAEDTRLAERVRALGAWHLLSSSLCTSARRFENEGLQQRQTLNALIMNFAAIGWNDFFSQARDVYRQQSETGGLDLVPFFALIDRLNRQSSLLQRLTRWYRTGIYVRPNAWQLAFLKDIKRNFKDAVPVDDITLPALEFHDRWFELLTDNLFGRLVAMGGTWIWYRLTVWRYRTGKLHP; from the coding sequence TTGCAGGTCCGGCTTTTTTGTGTTCTTGTCACTGTCCGGATCTTCACTTATGATGGCGGCATGAAGCTTTCAGTGATTGTCCCCGTACTCAATGAGATTGATCAATTGCCCGCTTTTTTACGGATGCTGGCAGGGCAGCAGGGTCTCGAGTTTGAGCTGATCATTGTCGACGGTGGTTCCAGCGATGGCAGCACTTCGTTTGTTTCTGAAAGCTCTGCAGAATACCCCGGCCCGCTTTGCCTTGTAGAATCAGCGCCCGGTCGCGGCCGTCAGCTTAACACCGGCGCCGCACGGGCCGCCTCAGATCTGTTGCTGTTTCTCCATATCGACACTGTTTTCAATGATGCCCTGACCCTGGCGCGGGCGGTGGATGAGTATCGGACGGTTATCGATAATAGCCCTGACCGGTGCGTTGCAGCGCATTTCCGGCTGCAATTTCAGCGCGCAAATCAAGAGTCAGCGTTCGGCTATTATTTCTGGGAAGCGAAAGCCAGGCTCGATCGACCGGAATGTACGCATGGCGATCAGGGTTTTCTGATGACCCGCGAGTTGTTTGATAAAGTCGGCCCGTTTGACGTTGATGTTCCCATTGCCGAAGATACCAGGCTGGCTGAACGTGTCCGGGCTCTCGGCGCATGGCACCTCCTTTCCTCTTCGCTCTGCACCTCGGCCCGCCGTTTCGAGAATGAAGGTCTTCAGCAACGCCAGACTCTGAATGCCCTCATTATGAATTTCGCCGCAATCGGCTGGAATGATTTTTTTTCACAGGCCCGCGATGTTTATCGGCAGCAGTCCGAAACCGGGGGGCTCGACCTTGTTCCGTTTTTTGCTCTGATTGATCGGTTGAATCGACAGTCTTCGTTGTTGCAGAGGTTGACACGATGGTACCGGACCGGCATTTATGTCCGGCCCAATGCCTGGCAGCTGGCTTTCCTGAAAGATATCAAACGCAACTTCAAAGATGCGGTTCCGGTCGATGACATCACGCTGCCGGCTCTTGAGTTTCATGATCGGTGGTTTGAACTGCTGACCGATAATTTATTCGGCCGCCTGGTCGCAATGGGCGGTACCTGGATTTGGTATCGACTGACGGTCTGGCGCTATCGAACCGGCAAACTCCATCCATGA
- a CDS encoding ArsR family transcriptional regulator: MLNVIKALADPTRLRLIGILEHGEFTVQDLVAILEMGQSRVSRHLRILVEAGICTVEKQGTWSYFKIDGKADFFAAIKAELIPRLSGIDGYHRDQIGLSRVLDERRRKSRQFFDQHARQWDRMVSELIPVEHYADHILRELDPGHLVVDVGVGTGRLLNDLSNSARYVVGIDQSSAMLDEARARVNAGQLDNVELRLGELTHLPVADGYADCVILNMVLHHAANPQDSLNELCRVLKPGGKLIVADLIRHDMEWFQVQMADQWMGFERREMDRWLDAAGFRAGPYVQIKIDDSKPSVFVLTAEKIEI; the protein is encoded by the coding sequence ATGTTGAACGTCATCAAGGCTCTGGCCGATCCGACGCGGCTCCGGCTGATCGGAATACTGGAGCATGGAGAATTTACGGTACAGGACCTGGTTGCGATACTCGAGATGGGGCAATCACGTGTCTCCCGGCATCTCAGGATCCTGGTTGAAGCCGGAATCTGTACAGTTGAAAAACAGGGAACCTGGAGTTATTTCAAGATCGACGGGAAGGCTGATTTTTTCGCTGCTATTAAAGCTGAGCTAATACCGCGGCTCAGCGGAATCGATGGCTATCACCGGGATCAGATCGGACTGAGCCGGGTCCTGGATGAACGGCGCCGTAAAAGCAGGCAGTTTTTTGATCAGCACGCCCGGCAATGGGACCGGATGGTGAGTGAACTGATCCCGGTCGAGCATTACGCCGATCATATTCTGCGCGAACTTGACCCCGGACATCTGGTCGTTGATGTTGGCGTTGGCACCGGCCGTCTGTTGAATGATCTGTCGAATTCGGCACGATATGTTGTCGGAATCGACCAATCATCGGCAATGCTTGATGAAGCGCGTGCCCGGGTGAATGCCGGACAACTCGACAACGTTGAACTCAGGCTTGGGGAATTGACTCACTTGCCGGTAGCGGACGGCTACGCCGACTGCGTCATCCTCAACATGGTCTTACATCATGCCGCCAATCCCCAGGATTCCCTGAATGAACTGTGCCGGGTCCTGAAGCCGGGAGGAAAGCTGATTGTCGCTGACCTGATCCGACATGATATGGAATGGTTTCAGGTGCAGATGGCTGATCAATGGATGGGTTTTGAAAGAAGGGAAATGGATCGCTGGCTCGATGCCGCCGGGTTCCGGGCCGGTCCGTATGTGCAAATAAAGATTGATGACAGCAAGCCGTCGGTTTTTGTGCTGACTGCTGAGAAAATCGAAATCTGA